From Staphylococcus delphini, one genomic window encodes:
- a CDS encoding D-2-hydroxyacid dehydrogenase, producing the protein MTKILVFDVREDELPALEQWKAAHQDDVEVELIEAQLDASHLAQLTDVDGISISQTTQFDSQFYKVLAENGIFHIAQRSAGYDQFDLEAANLENVKISNVPSYSPQSIAEFAVTRTLELVRHTAQIDRNMAQNDFTWNLNLQGRTVESLKIGVLGTGRIGSRAAKIFKGFGSEVLAYDIAPDEALKDVVTYVDSLETLISQVDVLTLHIPGSKENHYLINDAVLKQAKPGLLLINAARGSVVDTTALIRSLEAGHVAGVAIDTYENEGAYFRHDWGGRELEDETLKVLLNHEKVLLSPHVAFYTDEAVKNLVDIPLDDVLSFIRTRHAENIVNP; encoded by the coding sequence ATGACAAAAATTTTAGTGTTTGATGTAAGGGAAGACGAGTTACCAGCGTTAGAACAATGGAAAGCAGCGCATCAAGATGACGTTGAGGTTGAATTGATTGAAGCACAACTGGATGCGTCACATTTGGCACAATTGACGGATGTCGACGGTATTTCAATTTCGCAAACGACGCAATTTGACAGCCAATTTTATAAAGTGTTAGCAGAAAATGGGATTTTTCATATTGCGCAACGTTCGGCAGGATACGACCAGTTTGATTTAGAAGCGGCAAATCTTGAAAATGTTAAAATTAGTAACGTACCGAGTTATTCGCCACAATCGATTGCTGAATTCGCAGTGACACGTACGTTAGAGTTAGTGAGACATACAGCACAAATTGACCGTAATATGGCTCAAAATGATTTCACGTGGAATCTAAATTTACAAGGTCGTACGGTGGAATCTTTAAAAATTGGTGTGTTAGGCACAGGGCGTATTGGAAGTCGTGCAGCTAAAATATTTAAAGGATTCGGTTCAGAAGTTTTAGCCTATGATATTGCACCGGATGAAGCACTAAAAGACGTGGTGACATATGTAGACAGTCTTGAAACGCTCATTTCACAAGTCGATGTGTTAACACTTCACATTCCTGGTTCTAAAGAAAATCATTATTTGATTAATGATGCGGTTTTAAAACAAGCGAAACCGGGATTGTTACTCATTAATGCTGCACGTGGTAGCGTAGTGGATACGACAGCGTTAATCCGCAGTTTAGAAGCGGGGCATGTCGCAGGGGTAGCCATTGATACGTATGAAAATGAAGGGGCATACTTCAGACATGACTGGGGCGGCCGTGAATTAGAGGATGAGACTTTAAAGGTACTATTGAATCATGAAAAAGTATTGCTCTCACCACATGTCGCATTTTATACTGATGAGGCTGTGAAAAACTTAGTCGACATTCCATTAGATGATGTTTTATCATTTATTCGTACTCGACACGCAGAAAATATTGTTAATCCATAA
- a CDS encoding Ohr family peroxiredoxin — MGIIYQTTATNTGGRKGHVQTDDNKLEFRLAPPDNAKENETNPEQLFATGYASCFNGAFDLILKRNGFRKAEPVVDLTVKLMDDPSSESPMLGVDIQAKVKNMSQEDAEKCLEEAHAFCPYSKATNGNIEFSMNVTVED; from the coding sequence ATGGGTATTATTTATCAAACAACTGCAACAAACACTGGCGGACGTAAAGGTCACGTCCAAACAGATGACAATAAATTAGAATTTAGATTAGCGCCACCCGATAACGCGAAAGAGAACGAAACAAATCCTGAGCAATTATTTGCGACAGGTTATGCGTCATGCTTCAATGGGGCTTTTGATTTAATATTAAAACGTAATGGTTTCCGTAAAGCTGAACCAGTTGTAGATTTAACAGTGAAATTAATGGATGATCCTAGTTCAGAAAGCCCAATGTTAGGTGTCGACATTCAAGCAAAAGTTAAAAACATGTCACAAGAAGATGCCGAAAAATGCTTAGAGGAAGCACATGCATTCTGTCCATATTCAAAAGCAACAAATGGCAATATTGAATTTAGTATGAATGTGACAGTTGAAGATTAA
- a CDS encoding GNAT family N-acetyltransferase translates to MIKILTRNDLSQFKQLINDVQLIETNPNHYEVELTPEDIDALFHPDNQASAVLLGAFDADTLVGFIQLNYNSQLTKRHKAVIEHLYVLPQYRNEGIAQQLLEVLIPHAKENGIENIFISVASNNIAAKIFYDNFGFEFLALEENARKINGHYIEDHWLIYYT, encoded by the coding sequence ATGATAAAAATATTGACGCGCAACGATTTGAGTCAATTTAAACAACTCATCAACGACGTGCAACTGATCGAAACAAACCCGAATCATTATGAAGTTGAACTAACACCTGAAGACATCGATGCTTTATTTCACCCGGATAATCAGGCAAGCGCAGTACTATTAGGTGCATTCGACGCTGACACATTAGTCGGTTTCATTCAACTCAACTACAATTCACAGCTTACGAAACGCCATAAAGCAGTCATTGAACATTTATATGTGCTACCTCAATATCGAAATGAAGGGATAGCCCAACAATTATTAGAAGTCCTCATCCCCCACGCCAAAGAGAATGGCATTGAAAACATCTTCATCTCTGTCGCATCAAACAACATTGCCGCAAAAATTTTTTATGATAACTTTGGATTCGAATTTCTAGCTTTAGAAGAAAATGCACGTAAGATTAATGGTCATTACATCGAGGATCATTGGCTCATTTATTATACATAA
- a CDS encoding DUF1722 domain-containing protein — MKETTRIQHTWRYQKYNVMMRNYKDYQTVQTLIKHGASFKTIEGTIQEILTKPIEHSAFINTFQHLWGYFKKVATPSEKERYTTLLKQLDIQTVTYDTCIQFIQHLTLKYEQPYLLQSAIMKL; from the coding sequence ATGAAAGAAACGACGAGAATTCAACATACTTGGCGCTATCAAAAATACAACGTCATGATGCGTAACTATAAAGACTATCAAACCGTTCAAACATTGATTAAACATGGCGCCTCTTTTAAAACAATCGAAGGAACCATTCAAGAAATATTAACAAAACCGATTGAACATTCCGCATTTATAAATACATTCCAACATTTGTGGGGTTATTTCAAAAAAGTCGCGACACCCTCAGAAAAAGAAAGGTATACTACTTTACTCAAACAACTTGACATACAAACGGTGACATATGACACATGTATCCAATTTATCCAGCACCTCACGCTAAAATATGAACAACCTTATTTACTTCAAAGTGCGATCATGAAACTATAA
- a CDS encoding serine hydrolase domain-containing protein has protein sequence MNKRKTTRLTYFIISVTIIVIFASGLYLYHQFKLLSEEDQFTLEDRAQHQKEHTPEKTEEIQPLKTVVDQQNPVYKTIDQYLESVQFNGTIAVFEDGKLKMDKGYGYQDFESQKKNSPNTIFLIGSAQKFLTGMIVKKLEIENKIHVEDSVTKYIPDFQFPQDITIQDLLRHQSGLYKYQGSDDISDLDGAIQSIEARGIDPNFYHKHFYNDANYLVLAKVIENVTGQSYVQNYYRYIANPFKLMHSAFFDDERYKGDMAKGYRFDNQTQNVAFREPHYLNQYYGAGNLYMSAHDMGVLVRKLQTNHIFPEKVTLPYIHEFMTTRYPEKYRYGFYVYNNFNRINGIFFNQIFTTYYNDKFIVVLGTNYDQPKPNNNEARIKHIYFDILNQHAIVNQPGVTVPVPKSP, from the coding sequence GTGAACAAAAGAAAAACAACTCGACTCACTTATTTCATCATAAGTGTCACTATTATTGTCATATTTGCAAGTGGTCTTTATTTATATCATCAGTTTAAACTGTTGAGTGAAGAGGATCAATTTACGTTAGAAGATAGGGCGCAACACCAAAAGGAACATACTCCTGAGAAAACAGAGGAGATTCAGCCGCTTAAGACGGTCGTTGATCAACAAAATCCTGTATACAAAACGATTGATCAATATTTAGAAAGTGTCCAATTCAACGGAACGATAGCCGTGTTTGAAGATGGCAAATTAAAAATGGATAAGGGATACGGTTATCAAGATTTTGAAAGCCAAAAGAAAAATAGTCCGAATACGATTTTTTTGATTGGATCTGCTCAAAAGTTTTTAACGGGAATGATTGTTAAAAAGTTGGAAATTGAAAATAAAATCCATGTGGAAGATTCTGTTACTAAATACATCCCTGATTTCCAATTTCCGCAAGATATTACGATTCAAGACCTACTGCGACATCAAAGTGGTTTATATAAATACCAAGGTTCAGATGATATTTCAGATTTAGATGGTGCAATTCAATCTATTGAAGCTCGAGGCATCGACCCTAATTTTTATCATAAACATTTTTACAATGATGCCAATTACCTGGTGCTTGCGAAGGTCATTGAAAATGTAACGGGACAATCCTATGTTCAAAATTATTATCGTTATATTGCAAACCCTTTTAAATTAATGCATTCAGCGTTTTTCGATGACGAACGGTATAAAGGTGATATGGCAAAAGGGTATCGATTCGATAATCAAACACAAAATGTAGCCTTTCGAGAGCCGCATTATTTGAATCAATATTATGGTGCGGGCAATTTGTATATGTCAGCGCACGATATGGGTGTGTTAGTGCGGAAGTTACAGACGAATCACATTTTTCCTGAAAAGGTTACCTTACCGTACATTCACGAATTCATGACGACGCGTTATCCTGAAAAGTATCGCTACGGTTTTTATGTGTATAATAATTTCAACCGCATCAACGGTATTTTCTTTAATCAAATATTTACGACGTATTACAACGATAAATTTATTGTTGTGTTAGGCACGAACTATGATCAACCTAAACCAAACAATAACGAAGCACGTATTAAGCATATTTATTTTGACATTTTAAATCAGCATGCAATTGTTAATCAGCCTGGTGTCACAGTGCCGGTGCCGAAATCACCATAA
- a CDS encoding DUF6978 family protein, giving the protein MIHIIDDAERFKLIINKRGHKNPDNLTIMLYSMNQNSTMIRFDVNGSDHANPPNFNRIPTPHLHIMTDEYKNGTIAIPLHDIQNIELINEMIDALDFFMDYTKIKKDNIIIKP; this is encoded by the coding sequence TTGATTCATATTATAGATGACGCTGAAAGATTTAAATTAATTATAAATAAAAGAGGTCATAAAAATCCCGATAACCTTACTATAATGCTATACAGTATGAATCAAAATAGCACTATGATACGATTTGACGTTAATGGAAGTGATCATGCCAATCCTCCAAACTTTAATCGAATACCTACGCCACACCTCCATATCATGACGGATGAATATAAAAACGGTACTATTGCTATACCATTACACGACATACAAAATATTGAACTGATTAACGAGATGATAGATGCTCTAGATTTTTTTATGGATTATACTAAAATAAAAAAAGACAATATCATCATCAAGCCATAA